From the genome of Virgibacillus proomii, one region includes:
- a CDS encoding thiazolylpeptide-type bacteriocin gives MVVQKKEKVDFSTLLEEIDSIDVMEVSESMMLSETGATSGSSSSGSTSCCGSCSCVSCGACASCGG, from the coding sequence ATGGTAGTTCAAAAAAAAGAAAAAGTTGATTTTTCAACACTCCTAGAGGAAATTGACTCCATTGATGTAATGGAAGTATCTGAGTCTATGATGCTTTCTGAAACAGGAGCTACGAGTGGATCTAGTTCATCTGGAAGTACATCATGCTGTGGCTCATGTTCGTGTGTTAGCTGTGGTGCTTGTGCAAGTTGTGGTGGTTAG
- a CDS encoding lantibiotic dehydratase, whose translation MKLFPWYIMRKNPISYKDMEEFSNEKLVQNIRYYLSQYQTFVMKSKEMVKELENIFERTKNNRILNYKRRIYNLKNVHINQVPEEIAEITTKYKKIFDELILQEKNLKDTFIKTEKVHREKLWNLFNENREITNPLPLVNHEMYHKLGKYLETLPCNHKAKHRKLDSTLLRILACSAYKTSPFSSFTGIELKKFGSSLNEKNEEKVYILEINFYILQKIIQLISQDEELIPQLTYRFAGVSYNKSKMDFIIRHDINRGKIFNNIEQHFTSSNNPIFQALSTYKESLTYQEIVDVLSQFISKDKAHLLFKEGFLKKGILYPDLELDEYSEDILQEFWDTISRLDVKSSKRTVILESIQNISQRLHEYKHVTFQKRFRIYSSIAKSLAQVEQLFDHSFSKENIFYEDYLIRNSQETIAIEPSLLKDISYIQKLAILTSIPLQFRYEFAHKYYDLYKQNLTPIGKGEIRKLYLDEVMRFNNWSNVLAPVDGLKSRGAKVFEKVKEEIRKHLLELKQHGETGEIDKEKVEQWFAHLMQTMDLRITPLSSTVLFQKAEDDYVLNKLYAGNLKLFIRYFHFERGIYQDEDFQKYIQTIFPNNLLEIREGFGFNANYHERFIHHRLMIPYSKTHTRDQSAKSSKNLLYRYNQQTEMVDIVEQSNPDFPLAIDYIGSLVDYMLPPSIRMLTTAISPRFDAEFFNLWEIPEQLEGSVVDHIPRLKLGMLTIIREKWLLSTENMVKEEHSSDYDNYVALIDIFKENELPLEFFVSKYITRETFDFANSNRSEMKPQYMNLYSPLFVKEFKKLIKEEKFIVLKEFYPKQSHHTHNMEYQIEVNLE comes from the coding sequence ATGAAGCTTTTCCCGTGGTATATCATGAGAAAGAACCCAATCTCATATAAAGATATGGAGGAATTTTCAAACGAAAAACTTGTTCAGAATATTCGTTATTATTTATCGCAATATCAAACATTTGTGATGAAAAGCAAAGAGATGGTTAAAGAGCTGGAAAATATCTTTGAACGTACGAAAAACAATAGGATTTTAAATTATAAAAGGCGCATTTATAATTTGAAGAACGTACATATAAATCAAGTGCCTGAAGAAATTGCGGAAATAACGACTAAATATAAAAAGATTTTTGATGAATTAATTCTTCAAGAAAAAAATCTAAAAGATACTTTCATAAAAACAGAAAAAGTACATAGAGAGAAATTATGGAATTTATTTAATGAAAATCGGGAAATTACAAACCCGCTCCCACTAGTAAATCATGAAATGTATCATAAACTAGGTAAATATCTAGAAACGCTGCCATGTAATCATAAAGCAAAGCATAGGAAACTAGATAGTACATTACTGCGAATTCTTGCATGCTCAGCATACAAAACAAGTCCATTTAGTTCTTTTACTGGAATTGAATTAAAGAAATTCGGTTCTTCTTTAAACGAAAAAAATGAAGAAAAAGTATACATACTAGAAATTAATTTCTATATACTACAGAAAATCATTCAACTTATTAGCCAAGATGAAGAATTAATTCCTCAGTTGACATATCGTTTTGCAGGAGTATCTTATAATAAGTCAAAGATGGATTTTATAATTCGACATGATATAAATAGAGGAAAAATATTCAACAATATTGAGCAGCATTTTACCTCATCTAATAATCCGATTTTTCAAGCGCTATCAACATATAAGGAGTCCCTAACCTACCAAGAAATCGTTGATGTTTTGTCTCAATTTATAAGTAAAGATAAGGCACATCTCTTATTTAAAGAAGGCTTTTTAAAGAAAGGAATTCTTTATCCAGATTTAGAGTTAGATGAGTACTCAGAGGATATTTTACAAGAGTTTTGGGATACCATATCTCGTCTTGATGTGAAATCAAGTAAACGAACAGTCATCTTAGAATCAATACAAAATATTTCTCAACGATTACATGAATATAAACATGTAACCTTTCAAAAACGTTTTCGAATTTATTCCTCCATTGCCAAAAGCCTTGCTCAAGTGGAACAACTATTTGATCATTCGTTTTCTAAAGAAAATATCTTTTATGAAGATTATCTAATCAGAAACTCACAAGAAACAATAGCGATTGAACCTTCATTATTAAAAGACATTTCTTACATTCAAAAACTAGCTATCTTAACGAGTATCCCTCTTCAATTCAGGTATGAATTTGCACATAAATATTATGACCTATATAAACAAAACTTGACTCCTATTGGAAAGGGAGAAATAAGAAAATTATACTTAGATGAAGTTATGAGGTTTAATAATTGGTCGAATGTTTTAGCCCCAGTAGATGGTTTGAAATCAAGAGGTGCAAAGGTTTTTGAGAAAGTAAAAGAGGAAATAAGAAAACATTTACTTGAACTTAAACAGCATGGAGAAACTGGTGAAATAGATAAAGAGAAAGTGGAACAATGGTTTGCTCATCTTATGCAAACGATGGATTTACGAATAACACCATTATCATCAACTGTCTTGTTTCAAAAAGCAGAGGATGACTATGTTTTAAATAAGTTATATGCAGGGAATCTTAAATTATTTATTCGCTATTTCCATTTCGAACGCGGAATATATCAAGATGAAGATTTTCAGAAGTATATCCAGACCATCTTTCCCAATAACTTATTGGAGATTAGAGAAGGATTTGGATTTAATGCGAATTATCATGAACGGTTTATTCATCATCGATTAATGATTCCATATAGTAAAACGCATACAAGGGATCAATCAGCAAAATCAAGTAAAAATTTATTATATAGATATAACCAACAAACAGAAATGGTAGACATTGTAGAACAATCTAATCCAGATTTCCCTTTAGCTATTGATTATATTGGCAGTTTAGTAGATTATATGTTACCACCGAGTATTCGAATGTTAACAACAGCTATATCTCCACGATTCGATGCTGAATTTTTTAATTTATGGGAAATACCTGAGCAGCTAGAGGGAAGCGTTGTCGATCATATCCCGCGTTTGAAACTTGGTATGTTAACAATTATTAGGGAGAAGTGGCTATTGTCTACGGAAAATATGGTAAAAGAAGAACATTCATCCGACTATGATAACTACGTTGCATTAATTGATATCTTTAAAGAAAATGAGTTGCCTTTGGAGTTTTTTGTAAGTAAATATATTACTAGAGAAACATTTGATTTCGCGAATTCTAATCGATCGGAAATGAAACCGCAGTATATGAATCTGTACTCTCCTTTATTTGTAAAAGAGTTTAAAAAGCTTATTAAAGAGGAGAAGTTTATTGTTTTAAAAGAATTTTACCCTAAACAATCCCACCATACACATAATATGGAGTACCAGATTGAGGTGAATTTAGAATGA
- a CDS encoding thiazolylpeptide-type bacteriocin, translating into MGKAQLAVDSKMDISNLLEEIDSIDVMEVSESMMLSETGATSGSSSSGSTSCCGSCSCVSCGGCTSCG; encoded by the coding sequence ATGGGAAAAGCTCAATTAGCAGTAGATTCAAAGATGGATATTTCTAATTTACTTGAGGAAATTGACTCTATTGATGTAATGGAAGTATCTGAGTCTATGATGCTTTCTGAAACAGGAGCTACGAGTGGATCTAGTTCATCTGGAAGTACATCATGCTGTGGCTCATGTTCATGTGTTAGCTGTGGTGGTTGTACAAGCTGTGGTTAG